The candidate division KSB1 bacterium genome window below encodes:
- a CDS encoding DASS family sodium-coupled anion symporter, which translates to MKPIPTDSPGSVWTNRLYRSAVFVVAALAYWSISSLPVPANLQPQALKAVGIFTVCILFYVTNVIPLMITSLLAVILFPLAGVLDSQTTFALFGNPVVFFILGAFILASPFVRSGLSRRIALAVLQRFGTSPRRLLLGVLVFPAFLSCWMSEHAVAAMIFPIVLEIGDCLKLTPQTSRFGKALFLAMAYGCIIGGITTFLGGGRAPLAVGILKETTGLTVDFLPWALAALPTMLLLLVAAYSVLVVFYPPEVESVEEVQELLAQRRQQLGPLKRRELTVGLLVLGTILCWMSVGRDFGLANIAIIAVVLAFVFKLTEWREVEEDVNWGIFLMYGGAICLGYAMEKTGGAAWLAHHTFGSFVHSPVMLMAAISLFSILLTEVISNSAVVALFMPVALSMGRDLGIDPRVMTMVVAIPSGLAFMLPMGTPATAIAFSSGFLRVSDTVRTGLMLNFVGWIVFNLFIHFLWPILGFQVP; encoded by the coding sequence ATGAAACCCATTCCCACAGACTCGCCCGGCAGTGTCTGGACAAACCGGCTTTACCGGTCAGCCGTCTTTGTTGTGGCGGCGCTGGCTTACTGGTCGATTTCCTCCCTGCCGGTGCCGGCGAATTTGCAGCCGCAGGCCCTGAAAGCCGTGGGCATCTTCACCGTTTGCATTCTCTTCTATGTCACCAACGTCATCCCGCTGATGATCACCAGCCTGCTGGCGGTGATTTTGTTTCCGCTTGCCGGCGTGCTCGATTCCCAAACCACCTTCGCGCTGTTCGGCAACCCGGTGGTGTTTTTCATTCTCGGGGCGTTTATTTTGGCTTCCCCCTTCGTGCGCAGTGGTTTGTCGCGCCGCATCGCACTGGCCGTGCTGCAGCGCTTTGGTACCTCGCCGCGCCGTCTGCTGCTCGGGGTGCTGGTCTTCCCGGCGTTTCTCTCCTGTTGGATGTCGGAGCATGCCGTGGCCGCCATGATTTTTCCCATCGTGCTGGAGATCGGCGATTGCCTGAAGTTGACGCCGCAAACCAGCCGTTTCGGCAAAGCGCTTTTTCTGGCGATGGCATACGGTTGCATCATCGGCGGCATCACCACTTTCCTGGGCGGCGGTCGCGCGCCGCTGGCTGTCGGCATTTTGAAGGAAACCACCGGCCTGACCGTGGATTTCCTGCCGTGGGCGCTGGCGGCGCTGCCGACGATGCTGCTGTTGCTGGTGGCCGCCTATTCTGTTTTGGTGGTGTTTTATCCGCCCGAGGTGGAAAGTGTCGAAGAAGTACAGGAACTGCTGGCGCAGCGCCGTCAGCAGCTTGGCCCGCTGAAGCGTCGGGAGCTGACGGTCGGCCTGCTGGTGCTAGGGACCATTCTCTGTTGGATGAGCGTGGGCCGGGACTTCGGCCTGGCCAACATCGCCATCATCGCCGTAGTGCTGGCGTTCGTGTTCAAATTGACGGAATGGCGGGAAGTGGAGGAAGACGTGAACTGGGGCATCTTCTTGATGTACGGCGGCGCCATTTGTCTGGGCTATGCCATGGAAAAAACCGGCGGCGCGGCGTGGCTGGCACACCACACGTTTGGCAGCTTTGTGCATTCACCGGTGATGCTGATGGCCGCCATTTCCCTGTTCTCCATCCTGCTCACCGAAGTCATCAGCAATTCCGCGGTGGTGGCCCTGTTCATGCCGGTGGCCCTGAGTATGGGCCGCGATCTTGGCATTGATCCACGCGTGATGACCATGGTGGTTGCCATCCCCAGCGGGCTGGCCTTCATGCTGCCGATGGGCACTCCCGCCACCGCCATAGCCTTCTCCTCGGGTTTCCTGCGCGTGAGTGACACTGTTCGCACTGGCCTGATGCTCAACTTCGTGGGCTGGATCGTCTTCAATCTCTTTATCCACTTCTTGTGGCCAATTCTGGGATTTCAAGTGCCCTGA
- a CDS encoding SLC13 family permease, whose protein sequence is MDMSYLFLFLTGFLISRMSVRYHLIEHFFARLFKARRDSFKRFLLYLMIAATVVSMLTPNFLTALTLLPMLNTLAGSLAKHHDARLARRLTTIMVCAVMYGCNIGGMGSLVGSPANALMLGALELFKVAGREKINFLSWFGWSLPLVVIMIFLAWAQSVYLFVPKAQRREGLDLPEFPLRPPQGGRVRLAGLTIAIWFVFWALHSILQLMLPLPGWRITVMNFELSWSSWDKLAAIFTLAFLVLLFAPLFRNPHQPRESLLRFADILHELPLRAFAFVAAILAVSGALMSCDVPEWLASHLVKLIPAGLSPFVLYFLLCFITTMSTEAFSNTAIAVVLFPLVHSLAVHLGLNPMVALMAVGLASTNAFMLPLGTPVNALLYGGVRNVSLGVMAGAGLALNFMSALCMAGFLEYLIPWYYGL, encoded by the coding sequence GTGGACATGTCTTATCTGTTTCTTTTTCTCACCGGTTTCCTCATTTCGCGCATGAGTGTGCGCTACCATTTGATTGAGCACTTTTTTGCCCGGCTGTTCAAGGCGCGCCGTGATTCCTTCAAGCGATTTCTGCTGTATTTGATGATTGCCGCCACCGTGGTGTCGATGCTCACGCCCAACTTCCTCACCGCCCTCACACTGCTGCCCATGCTCAACACCCTGGCCGGGAGTTTAGCAAAGCATCACGACGCCCGCCTGGCACGCCGGCTGACCACCATCATGGTGTGTGCGGTAATGTACGGCTGCAACATCGGCGGCATGGGGTCGCTGGTCGGCAGCCCGGCCAATGCACTCATGCTGGGTGCGCTGGAACTTTTCAAAGTAGCCGGCCGCGAAAAAATCAACTTTCTTTCCTGGTTCGGGTGGAGTCTGCCGCTGGTGGTGATCATGATTTTTTTGGCCTGGGCGCAGAGCGTATATTTGTTCGTGCCGAAGGCGCAGCGCAGAGAAGGCCTCGACCTCCCCGAATTTCCCCTCCGGCCGCCACAGGGTGGCAGGGTGCGCCTCGCCGGGTTGACGATCGCCATTTGGTTCGTCTTCTGGGCACTGCATTCGATCCTGCAGCTCATGCTGCCCCTGCCCGGCTGGCGTATCACCGTCATGAATTTCGAACTGAGCTGGAGTTCGTGGGACAAGCTCGCTGCGATTTTTACCCTGGCCTTCCTCGTGCTGCTGTTCGCTCCTTTGTTTCGCAATCCCCACCAGCCGCGCGAATCACTGCTGCGCTTCGCCGACATCTTGCATGAGCTGCCGCTCCGTGCCTTTGCCTTTGTGGCTGCCATCCTGGCGGTCAGTGGCGCATTGATGTCTTGCGACGTACCGGAATGGCTGGCCAGCCATCTGGTGAAACTCATTCCGGCAGGGCTGTCGCCCTTTGTTTTGTACTTCTTGCTGTGTTTCATTACCACCATGTCCACCGAAGCGTTCAGTAACACCGCCATTGCGGTAGTGCTCTTTCCCCTGGTGCACAGCCTGGCGGTGCACCTGGGTTTGAATCCGATGGTCGCACTTATGGCGGTTGGTCTGGCCTCCACCAATGCCTTTATGTTGCCACTCGGCACGCCGGTGAACGCGCTGCTCTATGGCGGGGTGAGAAATGTCTCGTTGGGGGTGATGGCAGGCGCCGGTTTGGCGCTGAATTTCATGAGTGCCCTCTGTATGGCCGGTTTTCTGGAATACCTGATCCCGTGGTATTATGGACTGTGA